One genomic segment of Virgibacillus doumboii includes these proteins:
- a CDS encoding GNAT family N-acetyltransferase produces MTYIFKQITQEQAEHIAYHWHYDGEYAFYDMKSDEEDLAEFLDSEARGELVYVVLQADELVGFFSFSKTNEITVDIGLGMRPDLTGRGEGLDFVRAGMEFAESEFYPEKLTLAVAAFNKRGIKVYEKAGFQVVHSFLQATNGGTFEFVKMEYDC; encoded by the coding sequence GTGACTTATATTTTCAAACAGATAACACAGGAGCAGGCCGAACATATTGCATACCACTGGCACTATGATGGGGAATATGCGTTTTATGATATGAAGTCGGATGAAGAGGACCTGGCTGAATTTCTAGATTCTGAAGCGCGTGGTGAACTGGTGTATGTCGTTCTGCAAGCGGATGAGCTGGTCGGATTTTTCAGCTTTTCGAAAACGAATGAAATTACTGTTGATATCGGACTTGGCATGCGCCCTGATTTAACAGGGAGAGGGGAAGGGTTGGATTTTGTTAGGGCTGGTATGGAATTTGCTGAATCGGAGTTTTATCCGGAAAAGCTTACACTTGCAGTAGCTGCGTTTAACAAACGTGGGATAAAGGTGTATGAAAAAGCTGGGTTCCAGGTGGTTCACAGTTTTTTGCAAGCGACGAATGGCGGTACATTTGAATTTGTGAAAATGGAGTATGATTGCTAA
- the csaA gene encoding chaperone CsaA, whose amino-acid sequence MATIEDFMNLDLRIGTVLKAEPFPEARKPAIKLEIDFGEVGVKQSSAQITKRYEPEQLIGKQVVGVVNFPPMRVAGYKSEALVIGGVPEEGDVVLLGPDEHVENGTRIS is encoded by the coding sequence ATGGCAACGATTGAAGACTTTATGAACCTAGATCTTCGGATTGGAACGGTGCTTAAGGCAGAACCTTTTCCGGAGGCACGCAAACCGGCAATCAAACTGGAAATTGATTTTGGTGAAGTTGGAGTAAAGCAGTCTTCGGCACAAATTACAAAGAGGTATGAACCTGAGCAGTTGATTGGAAAGCAGGTAGTTGGTGTCGTGAATTTTCCACCAATGCGGGTAGCTGGATACAAATCTGAAGCATTAGTGATTGGAGGCGTCCCTGAAGAAGGGGATGTGGTGCTTTTGGGGCCGGATGAACATGTCGAAAACGGTACCCGTATTTCATAA
- a CDS encoding GNAT family N-acetyltransferase produces the protein MMEAVDEINFAKISKQQQNEAKDIILEGFRERFGFIDYSLNPDLENIYANYTIDGNAFFVGLLHHQIICTGAITKENPTTARIERMSVKKEFRRQGIARKMLLHLENCAKDMGYSQAVMETNKKWTSAINLYKNNGYAEYKQDNQRIHMFKTL, from the coding sequence ATGATGGAAGCAGTCGACGAAATAAACTTCGCCAAAATTTCCAAACAGCAACAAAATGAAGCAAAAGATATTATCCTTGAAGGCTTCAGGGAACGTTTTGGCTTCATTGACTACTCATTAAATCCGGACTTGGAAAATATTTATGCAAATTATACCATCGATGGGAATGCCTTTTTTGTTGGACTCCTTCACCATCAGATTATCTGTACTGGAGCCATAACAAAAGAAAACCCGACCACTGCCAGAATTGAAAGAATGTCAGTAAAAAAAGAATTCAGACGACAGGGTATTGCCCGAAAAATGCTGCTGCATCTTGAAAACTGTGCAAAGGACATGGGCTATTCTCAGGCGGTTATGGAAACAAACAAAAAATGGACGAGCGCAATTAACTTATACAAAAACAATGGATATGCAGAATATAAGCAGGATAATCAGCGAATTCACATGTTTAAAACCCTGTAG
- the fosM gene encoding FosM family fosfomycin resistance protein, giving the protein MKLNHLLFSVSDLEKSIQFYRDVFDAKLLVKGRSTAYFDLDGIWLALNVEKNIPRNEIHESYTHTAFSIKEEEFDPMYARLVRLGVNILPGRPRDERDKKSIYFTDPDGHKFEFHTGNLQDRLEYYEQQKTHMEFFD; this is encoded by the coding sequence GTGAAACTGAATCATTTATTGTTTTCCGTTTCAGATCTGGAAAAGTCCATACAATTTTATCGAGATGTTTTCGATGCGAAGTTGTTGGTAAAGGGGAGGAGTACAGCTTATTTTGACCTTGATGGCATATGGCTTGCTTTAAATGTGGAAAAGAATATCCCCCGTAATGAAATCCATGAGTCCTACACACATACAGCATTTTCAATTAAAGAGGAAGAGTTTGACCCAATGTATGCAAGACTGGTTCGGCTTGGGGTGAATATTTTACCGGGACGGCCCAGGGATGAACGGGATAAAAAGTCCATATATTTTACCGACCCGGATGGGCATAAGTTTGAATTTCATACAGGAAATTTGCAGGATAGGCTCGAATACTATGAACAGCAAAAAACACACATGGAATTTTTTGATTGA
- a CDS encoding GNAT family N-acetyltransferase has product MLIREIKIEDAGNLIDLIKEVEAESNFMLMEADERKTTPEQQRKHIEHIEQQNNSTIFAAEDEEKLVGYLIVMGGGVKRTKHSANLVAGILKDYRGQGIGSALFQKLDDWAKNNNISRLGLTTVTQNEAGLALYKKNGFEIEGTKRNSLIVDGKSYDEYYMSKLL; this is encoded by the coding sequence ATGTTAATCAGAGAGATAAAAATTGAAGATGCCGGGAATTTAATCGATCTTATAAAGGAAGTTGAAGCTGAGTCTAATTTTATGCTAATGGAAGCTGATGAGAGAAAGACCACACCCGAGCAGCAGCGGAAACATATAGAACATATTGAACAGCAAAACAATTCAACGATATTTGCAGCAGAAGATGAAGAGAAATTAGTAGGCTACCTGATCGTTATGGGCGGTGGCGTTAAGCGCACGAAACATTCTGCAAACCTTGTTGCAGGAATCTTAAAGGACTACAGAGGACAGGGAATCGGATCAGCTTTGTTTCAGAAATTGGATGATTGGGCAAAAAACAATAACATTTCCCGACTGGGACTTACAACAGTAACGCAAAATGAGGCAGGACTTGCTCTGTATAAGAAAAATGGATTCGAAATAGAGGGTACGAAGCGGAATTCACTTATTGTTGATGGAAAATCTTATGATGAGTATTATATGTCGAAATTGTTGTGA
- a CDS encoding DUF6376 family protein, with product MKKFISILIVSVIALSGCSLLEEANDSLNYANEATEYMNELSTFAEEAPSLEGAELKTQLESLQTTIEDFMEIEPPSIAEGLHKELENKSQVLLDGINNVLENGEVAIEQLKQSEIYETIENITTLKKQIEELGL from the coding sequence ATGAAAAAATTTATTAGCATTCTAATTGTGTCGGTTATAGCACTTAGCGGATGTTCTTTACTTGAAGAAGCTAACGACTCCTTAAACTATGCAAACGAAGCAACTGAATATATGAATGAACTAAGCACATTTGCGGAAGAAGCACCTTCCCTTGAAGGGGCTGAACTGAAAACCCAATTGGAGTCATTGCAGACGACAATTGAAGATTTCATGGAAATAGAGCCGCCATCCATTGCTGAAGGCCTTCACAAGGAACTGGAAAATAAGAGCCAGGTGCTGCTCGATGGAATCAACAATGTATTGGAGAATGGTGAAGTAGCTATTGAACAGCTAAAACAATCAGAAATCTACGAGACCATTGAAAACATTACAACGCTTAAAAAACAGATTGAGGAACTGGGTTTATAG
- a CDS encoding MFS transporter, with protein MYKILLQNKNIRYYLIGGGISRLGDVLSGMAFLFLAYDLTGSTIQTTGMAIAETAPYLLFGLVGGVVADWLPRKRLLITLDIIRVPLIFSVFLLHHFNLLSYVYLLIISFIIQTIGCFFNPAHRAILPIITKPEERSLVNSLNDTVSRGVTVLSPIISVWLLSYGVIYFFLIDALTYVVSVASLLQVHFIEQKEKVKKSVKGIFHAIANFFTWAKKQLTIKQLFIFTFAIVFFNTWVWEVGLLLALAEMTSKSEELYAILQGVFGGVVILTNIIIPLFAKKLTLKHYLLGAVIWGVGITYYGIFYEIEHFFIGAILVGIGLPISSLARVYLIQENVPENKLGRAFSSNAFLLYLSNTISLILYGALVSFIPIQWLMIGSGIMILIISISSLTVFSMKHAKFSRGFSINFFK; from the coding sequence ATGTATAAAATCTTATTGCAAAATAAAAATATCCGCTACTATTTAATCGGTGGTGGTATCTCGCGGCTTGGTGATGTTTTATCCGGGATGGCGTTTTTGTTTCTTGCCTATGATTTAACCGGATCAACCATACAGACGACCGGGATGGCAATTGCTGAGACGGCCCCGTATCTGTTGTTTGGTCTGGTTGGAGGAGTGGTTGCTGATTGGCTGCCGCGAAAAAGACTTTTAATCACGCTTGATATTATTCGTGTTCCACTGATTTTTTCGGTGTTTCTTTTACATCACTTCAATTTGCTGAGTTATGTTTATCTGCTTATCATAAGTTTTATTATCCAGACAATCGGTTGCTTCTTTAATCCGGCACACCGGGCAATACTGCCAATTATTACGAAACCTGAGGAGCGCTCTCTGGTAAACAGCTTAAACGATACAGTAAGCCGTGGTGTCACAGTTTTAAGCCCGATCATATCGGTCTGGCTGCTGTCATACGGCGTGATCTATTTTTTCCTGATCGACGCGCTAACATATGTCGTCAGTGTTGCCTCCCTTCTCCAAGTGCATTTTATCGAACAAAAAGAAAAAGTAAAAAAATCGGTTAAAGGAATCTTTCATGCGATAGCAAACTTCTTTACTTGGGCAAAAAAACAACTGACAATAAAACAGCTTTTTATTTTCACGTTCGCCATTGTATTTTTCAATACATGGGTATGGGAAGTAGGATTGCTTCTCGCGCTAGCGGAAATGACCAGCAAAAGCGAGGAATTATATGCGATACTTCAGGGCGTATTTGGCGGTGTAGTTATTTTAACAAACATCATTATACCGTTATTTGCAAAGAAATTGACTCTAAAACATTATTTGCTGGGTGCAGTCATCTGGGGAGTTGGCATAACATATTACGGAATTTTTTATGAAATTGAGCATTTTTTTATAGGCGCCATATTAGTTGGGATTGGACTCCCGATATCAAGTTTGGCACGAGTATATCTTATTCAGGAAAACGTACCTGAAAATAAGCTCGGCCGCGCGTTTAGTTCGAATGCATTTTTGCTGTATCTTTCGAATACGATATCTCTGATTTTGTACGGGGCATTAGTTTCCTTCATTCCAATCCAATGGCTGATGATCGGAAGCGGTATAATGATACTGATTATAAGTATAAGCAGCCTAACTGTTTTTTCGATGAAACATGCGAAATTCAGTAGGGGTTTTTCCATAAATTTTTTTAAATAA
- a CDS encoding helix-turn-helix domain-containing protein yields the protein MILDHENGLFLMRNDHLGERNWRSDGCYKIIFSPYGKGIYQTRRRDVSIDSGNFLIFNPNEEHKQLQVAEEKFLVEMEQPLLIDVAEQLGLNVSEPEFALLPFKNPHILNWITFIREYINVSSNALFIENSLTQLAILMLQNGPGSHLNQLPEVTGELDNVINALQESYDEEWSLEEMATVAGLNKFQFAHTFKSKTGLSPYSWLQLYRLIRSQHFLTYTEETVLSIALKVGFKNIASYNSLFKKIYGKTPTEFRMFHRKNS from the coding sequence ATGATACTAGATCACGAAAACGGCCTGTTTCTCATGCGCAATGACCATCTGGGTGAGCGCAATTGGCGAAGTGATGGCTGCTACAAAATAATTTTTTCACCATATGGCAAAGGAATCTATCAAACGCGACGTCGGGATGTGTCTATCGATTCCGGTAATTTTTTGATTTTCAACCCAAACGAAGAGCATAAACAGCTGCAGGTTGCTGAGGAGAAATTCCTTGTTGAGATGGAGCAGCCTTTACTAATCGATGTTGCCGAGCAGCTGGGTCTAAACGTATCAGAGCCGGAATTTGCTCTGCTGCCATTCAAAAATCCGCATATTTTAAATTGGATTACGTTTATTCGTGAATATATTAATGTGTCATCTAATGCGTTATTCATTGAAAACAGCCTTACCCAGCTGGCAATTCTGATGCTGCAAAATGGCCCCGGGTCACACCTTAATCAATTGCCGGAAGTAACCGGAGAATTAGACAATGTCATCAATGCTCTTCAAGAAAGTTATGATGAAGAATGGTCGCTGGAAGAAATGGCGACTGTTGCCGGTTTAAACAAATTCCAGTTTGCGCATACGTTTAAAAGCAAAACTGGATTGTCACCATACTCCTGGCTGCAATTGTACCGTCTGATAAGAAGCCAGCATTTCTTAACCTACACGGAGGAAACTGTGTTATCTATCGCCTTAAAAGTTGGATTCAAAAATATTGCTTCTTATAATAGTTTATTTAAAAAAATTTATGGAAAAACCCCTACTGAATTTCGCATGTTTCATCGAAAAAACAGTTAG
- a CDS encoding HIT family protein, with amino-acid sequence MRNIKLSNGNVVEVECLSCALTSGAIEPDGGVIIETDYFHAHQDVAYPIKGLVILASKRHIKSFDELTSDEQQDYIKLLAKIRKAQRDVLGIEYVYYFYNEDTTHHFHTWMVPRYDWMYDFGRSVESVRSVLLHARNHMNDVENLGQVMTAIQGLKTELNGVRS; translated from the coding sequence ATGCGTAATATAAAACTATCAAATGGCAATGTGGTTGAAGTCGAATGCCTGAGCTGTGCCTTAACAAGTGGTGCAATTGAGCCTGATGGCGGTGTAATCATCGAGACGGATTATTTTCATGCACATCAGGATGTTGCCTATCCAATCAAGGGACTGGTGATTCTGGCTTCCAAACGTCATATCAAAAGCTTTGATGAATTAACCAGTGACGAACAACAGGATTACATTAAACTGCTGGCCAAAATAAGGAAAGCACAGCGGGACGTCCTGGGAATTGAATACGTTTATTATTTCTATAACGAAGATACAACTCACCATTTCCATACGTGGATGGTACCGCGCTATGATTGGATGTATGATTTTGGCCGTTCGGTTGAATCTGTCCGATCGGTTTTGCTTCACGCGAGAAATCATATGAATGATGTCGAAAATCTGGGCCAGGTTATGACAGCAATTCAAGGATTAAAAACAGAACTGAATGGCGTAAGGAGTTAA
- a CDS encoding NUDIX hydrolase has protein sequence MLKYTISFIKRGNEILMLNRESSPWTGMWNGVGGKVEKNESAMDCILREIKEETGIEDAKVNYRGNVTWSKADGTNLGGMYVFIAELPETYEYNTPKSTEEGILDWKKIFWLLDEENVGVVGNIKYFLPKMLNESNTYNYRFVYQDMEIIDVIIEPLEAFIT, from the coding sequence ATGCTGAAATATACGATAAGTTTTATTAAAAGAGGCAACGAAATATTGATGCTGAATCGGGAGTCGTCACCATGGACTGGGATGTGGAATGGTGTAGGTGGAAAGGTTGAAAAAAATGAATCTGCCATGGATTGCATTCTGCGTGAAATCAAAGAGGAAACAGGTATTGAGGATGCAAAGGTAAATTATCGGGGAAATGTCACCTGGTCAAAAGCGGATGGTACTAATCTCGGCGGCATGTATGTGTTCATCGCTGAGCTTCCGGAGACATATGAATATAATACACCGAAAAGTACTGAAGAAGGCATTTTGGATTGGAAAAAGATATTTTGGCTTCTGGATGAAGAAAATGTTGGGGTTGTGGGAAATATTAAATACTTCCTGCCTAAAATGCTGAATGAGTCAAATACATATAATTATCGATTTGTTTATCAGGATATGGAAATTATTGATGTTATTATCGAGCCACTGGAAGCGTTCATAACTTAA
- a CDS encoding aminoglycoside 6-adenylyltransferase: protein MGLDVKYSKRDLELPRYRKELQDNIENDLCNDNNVLAVFYGGSIGNQNTDLFSDIDIRVVVKEEVFEEYRQNKKLRAVNWGNVLFYEGSPATNFIVAHYDCFIKVDSFYYQPSHIRPSVWLKNIKIVHDTNGFMSGIQSESASLIYSPTSNEVEFWCTKFFAHFHEVYRRVQRGEIYYALHCVDQMRLAIVSGWYMDAGVHPNTLGDWANLEGERSKLNQAQSELLESWDCGRSPDEIMGVAKSMIPEFRHIHSSLCEKVGINKDSKWLDNVFNQVLQEESR from the coding sequence GTGGGATTAGACGTAAAATATAGTAAACGGGATCTGGAGTTGCCAAGGTATCGCAAAGAACTTCAGGATAATATCGAAAATGACTTATGTAACGACAATAACGTTTTAGCCGTGTTCTATGGCGGTTCGATTGGAAACCAGAATACAGATTTATTTTCCGATATTGATATAAGAGTCGTCGTTAAAGAAGAAGTATTTGAGGAATATCGACAAAATAAAAAGCTGCGGGCTGTTAATTGGGGAAATGTATTATTTTACGAGGGGTCCCCAGCCACTAATTTCATTGTAGCCCATTATGATTGCTTCATTAAGGTTGATTCTTTTTATTATCAACCTTCCCACATTCGGCCTTCCGTCTGGCTGAAAAATATCAAAATAGTACATGACACAAATGGGTTCATGAGCGGCATTCAAAGTGAGTCGGCGTCATTGATATACAGCCCCACTAGTAATGAGGTCGAATTTTGGTGCACCAAATTTTTTGCTCACTTTCATGAGGTATACAGGAGAGTGCAGCGAGGCGAAATATACTATGCACTGCATTGTGTTGATCAAATGAGGTTGGCTATCGTTTCAGGATGGTATATGGATGCTGGCGTTCATCCGAACACACTCGGCGATTGGGCAAATCTTGAGGGTGAACGGAGTAAATTAAACCAAGCACAATCAGAACTGCTCGAAAGTTGGGATTGCGGCAGGTCACCGGATGAAATAATGGGAGTGGCAAAAAGCATGATCCCGGAATTTCGTCATATTCATAGCAGCTTATGTGAAAAAGTCGGAATAAACAAGGATTCAAAATGGTTGGATAATGTGTTCAACCAAGTGCTGCAGGAGGAGTCAAGGTAA
- a CDS encoding NUDIX domain-containing protein gives MEKWYGAAGICMNAYKEILMVKQGTPEEKKMWSIPTGGKEPCETFQECCIREISEETGYHGRIIKSLFVKQGTSSGVAVEVQYFAVEVYGGSAKIQDPDNLIYEIDWKPLDEIKNLELSYPGDLEVLVEYVENGAIA, from the coding sequence ATGGAAAAATGGTACGGAGCAGCAGGTATATGCATGAATGCGTACAAGGAAATTTTGATGGTAAAGCAGGGTACACCGGAGGAAAAGAAGATGTGGTCCATTCCAACTGGCGGAAAAGAGCCCTGCGAAACTTTTCAAGAATGCTGTATCAGAGAGATTAGTGAAGAAACCGGGTATCATGGACGGATAATCAAGTCGCTGTTTGTAAAGCAGGGTACATCAAGTGGTGTGGCGGTAGAGGTGCAGTATTTTGCTGTCGAAGTATATGGCGGTTCAGCAAAAATACAGGACCCCGATAATCTAATCTATGAAATTGACTGGAAACCGCTTGATGAAATTAAAAATTTGGAGCTTTCATATCCAGGGGATCTGGAAGTTTTGGTGGAATATGTTGAAAACGGCGCTATAGCATGA
- a CDS encoding GNAT family N-acetyltransferase, producing MEIQKLKSGEAAPMDLLLLADPSEEMVMEYLTQGQCYVAKIDNKIVGVYVLFQRRRDKIELKNIAVDESEQGKGIGKQLINHAIANARLLGYKYIEVGTGNSSIGQLALYQKCGFRITAVIKDFFKKNYEEEIIENGILCRDMIKLRMDLSK from the coding sequence ATGGAAATCCAAAAATTAAAATCAGGTGAAGCGGCACCAATGGATTTACTTCTTTTAGCTGATCCGTCGGAAGAAATGGTTATGGAATATTTGACGCAAGGGCAATGTTACGTAGCAAAAATAGATAATAAGATAGTAGGAGTATATGTTCTTTTCCAAAGAAGAAGAGATAAGATTGAACTTAAAAATATTGCCGTTGATGAGAGTGAGCAGGGGAAAGGGATTGGAAAGCAACTGATTAATCACGCTATCGCCAATGCCCGCCTGCTTGGATATAAATATATTGAAGTCGGGACAGGAAATTCCAGTATCGGACAGTTGGCACTCTATCAAAAATGCGGTTTCCGAATCACAGCAGTTATAAAGGATTTTTTTAAAAAGAATTATGAGGAAGAAATTATTGAGAACGGGATATTATGTCGGGATATGATTAAGTTACGGATGGATTTGAGTAAGTAG
- a CDS encoding phosphotransferase family protein — protein sequence MEIEQYTDRINQVYPDLSIEKVEKNETGQNNDVLIINDSLVFRFPKYKAGIDKLYKETKILGLIKKGMKIHTPDPIYQSFDKLEVGKVFTGYPMIEGHIIRPDEFSNVEDKPKLDIRSLTLVNFLIRLHAYSKKDLPDESVPIFDEYKELFEKIQLKLYPYMRDDAKNEVSTLFEDFFERIDDFHFTPTLIHGDFGASNILWDGDNLQLTGVIDFGESGFGDPAYDFAGILASYGYDFFKLCIGHYFDDPEIEKRAVFYQKTFALQEALHGIENGDELAFSRGIQGYT from the coding sequence ATGGAAATAGAGCAATATACCGATAGAATCAATCAGGTTTATCCTGATTTGTCTATCGAAAAAGTCGAAAAGAATGAAACAGGTCAAAATAATGATGTACTGATAATCAACGATTCCCTGGTATTCCGTTTTCCAAAATATAAAGCTGGAATTGATAAGTTATATAAAGAGACAAAAATACTGGGACTTATAAAAAAAGGCATGAAGATACATACTCCAGATCCTATTTACCAATCTTTTGACAAATTAGAGGTGGGGAAAGTGTTTACCGGCTATCCTATGATCGAAGGGCATATTATACGGCCAGATGAATTTTCGAATGTTGAAGATAAGCCTAAACTAGATATACGATCATTAACATTAGTGAATTTTCTTATCAGATTACATGCTTATTCCAAGAAGGACCTGCCTGACGAATCGGTACCTATTTTTGATGAATATAAGGAGCTGTTTGAAAAAATTCAATTGAAGCTCTATCCATATATGCGCGATGATGCAAAGAATGAAGTGTCCACCCTGTTTGAGGATTTTTTTGAACGGATTGATGATTTTCATTTCACACCAACCCTGATTCACGGTGATTTTGGTGCATCAAATATTCTATGGGATGGTGACAACCTTCAATTAACAGGTGTCATAGACTTTGGTGAGTCCGGCTTTGGTGACCCTGCCTATGATTTTGCAGGTATATTGGCCAGCTACGGATATGACTTTTTTAAACTTTGTATTGGTCATTACTTTGATGACCCTGAGATTGAGAAACGTGCTGTATTCTATCAAAAAACATTCGCATTGCAGGAAGCGCTTCATGGAATCGAGAATGGGGATGAACTGGCATTTTCGAGAGGGATACAGGGATACACCTAG
- a CDS encoding VOC family protein: MQFNDFSAVQIRVARPTDKFEEVIAFYEKGIGLERLTDFTNHDGYSGVILGIPNAAYHLEFTKHADGSPCPAPTEDNLLVFYIPNKSEVDYIANRLLKMGYPDVPPENDYWKEKGLTVEDPDGWRVVLMNTNGI; this comes from the coding sequence ATGCAATTCAACGATTTTTCAGCCGTACAAATCAGAGTTGCACGACCGACAGATAAATTTGAAGAGGTTATTGCGTTTTATGAAAAAGGCATTGGACTGGAACGATTAACAGACTTTACCAATCATGACGGGTATTCAGGGGTTATTTTAGGGATACCTAATGCAGCTTATCACCTGGAATTTACGAAACATGCAGATGGAAGTCCATGTCCGGCACCAACCGAGGATAATCTCCTTGTTTTTTATATTCCCAACAAAAGTGAAGTTGACTATATCGCAAATCGATTGCTTAAGATGGGTTATCCGGATGTACCGCCCGAGAATGACTACTGGAAGGAAAAAGGCCTTACGGTTGAGGACCCGGACGGATGGCGGGTTGTTTTGATGAATACAAATGGTATTTGA
- a CDS encoding VOC family protein, whose protein sequence is MNFKEFGTILFVENYEKCIDFYKNKLQLDVRFEKETLVSFDVHGGYLMVEKGGFGSDAEKNRQQNPVVLRFDLTSLEEAVHKLEERGVKLLHKRLEFDWGIIAVFMDPDGNRIELNEIKE, encoded by the coding sequence ATGAACTTCAAGGAATTTGGAACAATTTTATTTGTTGAAAACTATGAAAAGTGCATTGATTTTTATAAAAACAAGCTTCAATTAGACGTCCGGTTTGAAAAAGAAACCCTGGTATCATTTGATGTTCATGGCGGATATTTAATGGTCGAAAAAGGCGGATTCGGATCCGATGCTGAGAAAAACAGGCAGCAAAACCCGGTAGTACTACGGTTTGATCTAACTTCTCTTGAAGAAGCGGTACATAAGTTGGAAGAGCGTGGAGTCAAGCTTTTACATAAACGTTTAGAATTTGATTGGGGAATAATAGCAGTATTTATGGACCCCGATGGCAACCGAATCGAACTTAACGAGATTAAGGAGTGA
- a CDS encoding GNAT family N-acetyltransferase: MKIRKATKQDAPQIAKVHVDSWRTTYKGIVADSFLDRMSYDNRTKRWEHIASAQSVFVAENNDGRVVGFANGGKEREGNYPGYAGELYAIYIFKEYQGTGIGRKLVEAVVDDLLHDGFTSMLVWVLEDNDSKHFYEKMGGKKLGYQELEIDSEKHKEIAYGWEDIRSISR, encoded by the coding sequence ATGAAAATAAGAAAGGCAACCAAGCAGGACGCCCCGCAAATAGCGAAAGTTCACGTTGACAGTTGGCGCACCACATATAAAGGGATAGTTGCTGATTCCTTTCTGGATCGGATGTCCTACGACAACCGCACCAAGCGATGGGAGCATATTGCGTCTGCACAAAGTGTATTTGTTGCCGAAAACAATGACGGCAGAGTAGTTGGATTTGCAAACGGCGGGAAAGAGCGTGAAGGCAACTATCCCGGTTATGCTGGCGAGCTTTATGCCATTTATATTTTCAAAGAATACCAGGGCACAGGAATCGGCCGGAAGCTTGTTGAGGCAGTAGTTGACGACCTTCTTCATGACGGTTTTACCTCCATGCTTGTGTGGGTGCTGGAGGATAACGATTCTAAACATTTTTATGAAAAGATGGGCGGCAAGAAACTGGGGTATCAGGAACTGGAAATCGATAGTGAGAAACATAAAGAAATAGCATACGGCTGGGAGGATATCAGGAGCATCTCCAGATAA